A DNA window from Niabella yanshanensis contains the following coding sequences:
- a CDS encoding MBL fold metallo-hydrolase, with protein MKIEQIYTGCLAQGAYYIVSGKEAAIIDPLREVAPYINRAQKDGVTIKYIFETHFHADFVSGHVDLAAKTGARIVFGPTDAAIGYDALIARDGQVFEIGTIKIKLIHTPGHTLESSCYLLLDENGREKALFTGDTLFIGDVGRPDLAQKVSADLTKEKLAGMLFESLRNKIAPLPDDVIVYPAHGAGSACGKNMSKETSDTLGRQKITNYALNMALSQKEFVEQVTDGLTPPPQYFPQNVQMNIEGYDDIAAVIERGTQALSPDAFEEAANHTGAVILDTRKADDFSKAFVPNSVNIGIDGSFAVWVGTLIPDAKQELLIIADAGREEEVVTRLARVGYDYSIGYLQGGIDVWKDAGKELDHIENISATALSAIKDANIIDVRKETEFEQEHIQNAQNFPLDYINDHLSAINPEKPHYIHCAAGYRSMAFASILKARGFDNVVNITGGFKSIKESGQFDIVKGDVSEHTH; from the coding sequence ATGAAAATCGAACAAATTTATACAGGATGTCTGGCGCAGGGCGCTTATTATATTGTTTCCGGGAAAGAGGCAGCCATTATTGACCCCTTACGGGAAGTAGCTCCATATATCAATCGTGCCCAAAAAGACGGCGTAACTATCAAGTATATTTTTGAGACGCATTTTCATGCTGATTTTGTAAGCGGACATGTAGACCTGGCAGCTAAAACCGGGGCCCGGATCGTTTTCGGTCCTACCGATGCTGCCATTGGCTATGATGCATTGATTGCCAGGGATGGACAAGTGTTTGAAATTGGGACTATTAAAATAAAGCTGATCCATACGCCAGGGCACACACTGGAAAGCAGTTGCTATTTATTGTTGGATGAAAATGGTAGAGAAAAAGCTCTTTTTACCGGCGATACCTTATTTATAGGAGATGTAGGCAGGCCAGACCTGGCACAAAAAGTATCAGCTGATCTCACTAAAGAAAAGCTGGCAGGCATGCTTTTCGAATCGCTTCGCAATAAAATAGCTCCGTTGCCGGATGATGTAATTGTTTACCCCGCCCATGGAGCCGGCAGCGCCTGTGGTAAAAATATGAGCAAAGAAACGAGCGATACCCTGGGACGCCAGAAAATAACCAACTATGCCCTGAACATGGCATTAAGCCAAAAAGAATTTGTAGAACAGGTAACTGACGGCCTTACACCTCCCCCTCAATATTTTCCGCAAAACGTACAGATGAATATTGAGGGGTATGATGATATAGCAGCAGTAATTGAGCGGGGTACCCAGGCGCTTTCGCCTGATGCTTTTGAAGAAGCTGCCAATCATACAGGCGCTGTAATTTTAGACACCAGGAAAGCTGATGATTTCTCAAAAGCATTTGTGCCCAACTCTGTTAATATTGGTATTGATGGCAGTTTTGCGGTTTGGGTAGGCACTTTAATACCTGATGCGAAGCAGGAATTATTGATTATTGCGGACGCGGGGCGTGAAGAAGAAGTGGTAACACGCCTGGCGCGCGTAGGCTATGATTACAGTATCGGTTATTTACAGGGAGGGATCGATGTGTGGAAAGATGCTGGTAAAGAGCTGGACCATATCGAAAATATTTCAGCTACAGCACTTTCTGCCATTAAAGATGCCAATATTATTGATGTAAGAAAGGAAACGGAATTTGAACAGGAGCATATTCAAAACGCTCAGAACTTCCCGTTAGATTATATTAACGATCATCTTTCAGCCATCAACCCGGAAAAGCCGCACTACATTCACTGTGCCGCAGGTTACAGGTCAATGGCCTTTGCCTCCATTTTAAAGGCGCGCGGCTTTGACAATGTAGTAAATATAACCGGTGGCTTTAAATCGATAAAAGAAAGTGGTCAGTTTGACATCGTAAAAGGAGATGTTAGCGAACATACACATTAA
- a CDS encoding DNA polymerase III subunit, whose amino-acid sequence MQFKDVIGQEHLKGELTELMRENRLAHAMLLLGKEGAGGLPLALAFAQYIVCEKANGASKDPGPSLFGDDLPAAQPEALTDACGVCPSCQKAAELAHPDIHFSYPVVTKKAGTPPISADYITEWREFVKTYPYGNVYDWLQFIGAENKQGNITANECNDIIRKLNLKSFEGGYKVLVMWLPEYLGNEGNKLLKLIEEPPEKTVFLLIAENEGQILQTILSRCQLIKVPLPGDAEIKEALVNRNKADETTAARVAAISEGNYREALQIMQHSDEDWQNLLRDWLNSIMKTGPVAQSKWVDEIGQVGREGQKQFLRYFNHLLQLALRLQVMPELAQQYPDKERDFALRLNKITSIEQQQAIIEELDHAAYYIERNANGKMLFMALTIKIYHIIQDNVVLLND is encoded by the coding sequence ATGCAGTTTAAAGATGTTATCGGACAGGAGCACCTGAAGGGAGAGTTGACGGAATTGATGCGGGAAAATCGCCTGGCTCATGCCATGCTGCTGTTGGGAAAAGAGGGGGCTGGTGGTTTGCCCCTGGCACTGGCATTTGCACAATACATTGTTTGCGAGAAAGCTAACGGCGCATCTAAAGATCCGGGTCCGTCCCTGTTTGGTGACGATCTGCCCGCTGCCCAGCCGGAAGCATTAACTGACGCCTGCGGTGTATGCCCGTCCTGCCAGAAAGCTGCTGAACTGGCACATCCGGATATTCATTTTAGCTACCCGGTGGTTACAAAGAAGGCCGGAACTCCGCCCATAAGTGCCGACTATATTACCGAATGGCGCGAATTTGTTAAAACATACCCTTACGGAAATGTATATGACTGGCTCCAATTTATAGGTGCCGAGAACAAGCAGGGTAATATTACTGCCAATGAGTGTAACGATATTATCAGGAAGCTGAACCTCAAGAGTTTTGAAGGCGGATACAAAGTACTGGTAATGTGGCTACCCGAATACCTGGGAAATGAAGGCAACAAACTCCTGAAGTTGATAGAAGAGCCACCTGAAAAGACGGTATTTTTACTGATCGCTGAAAATGAGGGACAGATTTTGCAAACGATCCTGAGTCGTTGCCAACTTATAAAAGTACCCTTGCCCGGAGACGCTGAAATAAAAGAAGCCCTGGTGAATCGTAACAAGGCCGACGAAACCACAGCAGCCCGTGTAGCTGCCATCAGCGAAGGTAATTACCGGGAAGCCCTGCAAATTATGCAGCATTCTGACGAGGATTGGCAAAATTTATTGCGTGACTGGCTGAACAGCATTATGAAAACAGGGCCGGTAGCGCAGTCGAAATGGGTAGATGAAATAGGGCAGGTGGGGCGAGAGGGCCAAAAGCAGTTTTTACGGTATTTTAATCACTTGTTACAGCTGGCGCTCAGGTTACAGGTAATGCCGGAGCTGGCGCAGCAATACCCCGACAAAGAGCGGGATTTTGCGCTTCGTTTGAACAAGATCACGAGTATCGAACAGCAGCAGGCCATTATCGAAGAGTTGGATCATGCTGCCTATTATATTGAAAGAAACGCAAATGGTAAGATGCTGTTCATGGCTCTTACTATTAAAATATATCATATCATTCAGGACAATGTTGTACTTTTGAATGATTGA
- a CDS encoding DUF4157 domain-containing protein, whose amino-acid sequence MLRSFVPVKPFTIKENSFIAKLAAQKLRSKNVAIVLGSRIHLYGVSKEHFLRNERWLRHELKHIEQYERLGFIRFIATYLWQTFQVGYYQCGLECEARAAETDETIAERFMLSQ is encoded by the coding sequence TTGTTGCGTAGTTTTGTGCCAGTGAAACCTTTCACCATAAAAGAAAACTCGTTTATAGCAAAGCTGGCGGCACAAAAGCTGCGCAGTAAAAATGTGGCTATCGTTTTAGGAAGCCGCATTCACTTATATGGCGTTTCGAAGGAACATTTTCTTAGGAACGAAAGATGGTTGCGCCATGAATTAAAGCACATTGAACAATATGAACGCCTGGGTTTTATCAGGTTTATTGCCACTTATTTATGGCAAACCTTTCAAGTGGGGTATTATCAATGCGGGCTGGAATGCGAGGCTAGAGCTGCGGAAACTGATGAAACTATTGCAGAGCGGTTCATGCTTTCACAATAG
- a CDS encoding TlpA family protein disulfide reductase — protein sequence MLQTFSSIRKSIIEAKYFWLAAILIAVVPLLAMDIIQHYLDWQKEVREELIAVVQNLYSFDRQKKASILDKVFERNQMLMFLFYVKSFSIILLLILGFYFFKRYWREKKPKLWKPLFYTITLVACFTLTKIFIVNRINTNENVRFLKLDPSISSLQTLYKDNFNGKVVYVDFWGTTCGPCLREFRDFTKPLKAKYRGRDDIEYLYVSQGNEYLWQEQIRKYDIEGNHVFVSETQYEKLYRQTTKDSAVVMPHYLIIDKNGNIVEPDAKRPSDRDSLYVELDKYLAENLKI from the coding sequence ATGTTACAAACTTTTTCCAGTATACGCAAATCGATAATTGAAGCTAAGTATTTTTGGTTGGCAGCAATTCTAATAGCCGTTGTTCCTTTGCTGGCGATGGATATTATACAGCACTATTTGGATTGGCAAAAAGAAGTAAGAGAAGAATTGATAGCTGTTGTACAGAACCTGTATTCTTTTGATAGGCAGAAAAAGGCCTCCATTCTAGACAAGGTATTTGAACGGAACCAAATGCTTATGTTTCTTTTTTACGTAAAGAGTTTCTCCATTATATTGTTATTGATTTTGGGATTTTATTTTTTCAAACGTTATTGGAGGGAGAAGAAGCCGAAGCTTTGGAAACCGCTGTTTTATACAATTACACTCGTAGCTTGTTTCACGCTGACAAAAATATTTATAGTTAACAGAATCAATACAAATGAAAATGTCAGGTTTTTAAAACTTGATCCCAGTATCTCGTCCCTCCAAACATTGTACAAGGATAATTTTAACGGTAAAGTGGTCTATGTTGATTTTTGGGGAACTACATGTGGGCCCTGTTTACGGGAATTTAGAGACTTTACTAAACCTTTAAAAGCTAAATATAGAGGAAGAGATGATATTGAGTATTTGTACGTATCACAGGGCAACGAATATCTATGGCAGGAACAAATAAGAAAATATGATATAGAGGGAAATCATGTTTTTGTAAGTGAAACACAGTATGAAAAACTTTACCGGCAAACCACGAAAGACAGTGCTGTTGTAATGCCGCATTATTTAATAATTGACAAAAATGGAAATATTGTGGAGCCTGATGCAAAACGACCGAGTGACAGGGATAGTTTATATGTTGAATTAGATAAATATTTAGCAGAAAATTTAAAAATATAG
- the rsfS gene encoding ribosome silencing factor, whose product MEPLASLTKRRNLSGKLTKNSKLFKSVIAAIQEKKGENIVSLDLRKIPEAVADFFIVCEATSQPQVKAIADNIEERVKENCGENVFHKEGFQSMQWVLVDFVNVVIHIMQPETRKFYNLEEMWSDAVVEEHQ is encoded by the coding sequence TTGGAACCATTGGCTTCGCTAACAAAACGCAGAAATTTATCTGGAAAACTTACAAAAAACTCTAAATTATTCAAATCCGTCATTGCCGCCATACAGGAAAAGAAGGGAGAGAATATCGTTTCACTTGATTTAAGAAAAATTCCGGAAGCTGTAGCTGATTTTTTTATCGTATGTGAGGCTACGAGCCAGCCGCAGGTAAAAGCTATTGCCGACAATATTGAGGAGCGTGTAAAGGAAAATTGCGGGGAGAACGTCTTTCATAAAGAGGGGTTTCAAAGTATGCAATGGGTGCTGGTAGATTTTGTGAATGTGGTCATTCATATTATGCAGCCGGAAACCCGTAAGTTTTATAACCTCGAAGAAATGTGGAGCGATGCAGTGGTGGAAGAGCATCAATAA
- a CDS encoding glycerophosphodiester phosphodiesterase encodes MKYIFFALLVGVFVSGCSSQKAVVATSIPFMNKVIAHRGAFKNTGAPENSIASLKAAIALGCGGSEFDIHMTSDEVLVVNHDDKFLGMEIETNTYQQLLTKTLANGEKIPTLEAYLKEGYGQKKTIMVAEIKTSKVSKERSLRLAAKVVETVRSLKGQAQTVYIAFDYDVCKKVRELEPTAPVQYLNGDASAEKLKADKLDADYHYSVFQKDKNWIKNAKALGVKTNAWTVNDEKIMDEFLSQGIDFITTNEPELLLKKLSK; translated from the coding sequence ATGAAGTATATCTTTTTTGCCCTCCTGGTGGGAGTTTTTGTTAGCGGTTGTTCCAGCCAGAAGGCTGTTGTGGCAACCTCAATTCCTTTTATGAACAAAGTAATTGCCCATCGGGGTGCGTTTAAAAATACCGGCGCCCCGGAAAATTCTATTGCCTCGCTGAAGGCCGCCATAGCACTGGGTTGTGGCGGATCTGAATTTGATATACACATGACCAGTGATGAAGTATTAGTGGTCAATCATGACGATAAGTTCCTGGGTATGGAAATAGAAACCAATACCTACCAGCAGTTATTGACGAAGACGCTGGCAAACGGGGAAAAAATTCCGACACTTGAAGCCTATTTGAAAGAGGGGTATGGACAAAAGAAAACCATTATGGTGGCCGAAATAAAAACTTCTAAAGTCAGCAAAGAGCGCTCACTTCGACTGGCTGCCAAAGTAGTAGAAACGGTTCGCAGCCTCAAAGGGCAGGCTCAAACTGTGTATATTGCCTTCGATTATGACGTATGTAAAAAAGTACGCGAACTGGAACCAACCGCTCCCGTGCAATATTTAAACGGAGATGCGTCTGCCGAAAAATTAAAAGCAGATAAGCTCGATGCCGACTATCACTACAGTGTATTTCAGAAAGATAAAAACTGGATTAAAAATGCGAAAGCTTTGGGTGTAAAAACTAACGCATGGACCGTGAACGATGAGAAGATAATGGATGAATTCCTGTCGCAGGGTATCGATTTTATTACCACCAATGAGCCGGAGCTGCTGCTGAAAAAGCTGTCTAAATAA
- a CDS encoding biotin--[acetyl-CoA-carboxylase] ligase, producing the protein MAQQSADNCPFPPVIELLSIDSTNNYALSRLKQANLTERQETLQHGSAVFAHEQYAGKGQRGKTWQSKRGENVHLSVVLNPGKIGLHQQFLLISVVALAVKTVFEHYARSDIRIKWPNDIYFGNRKACGILIENIISGREWKWAVAGIGMNINQVHFPEVTDRQPVSLRQITGKSFDCLEIACKVRDEVLQVYNHTDPDQLVTEYNRFLYKKDESVVFERDGATFEGVVKEVSYDGKLHVYTETMPLSFDFGELQWLR; encoded by the coding sequence TTGGCACAACAATCAGCAGATAATTGCCCTTTTCCGCCTGTAATCGAACTTTTATCCATCGATAGCACCAATAATTATGCCCTAAGCCGGTTAAAACAGGCCAACCTGACGGAGCGTCAGGAGACACTGCAGCACGGGTCGGCAGTTTTTGCGCATGAGCAGTACGCAGGCAAAGGACAGCGGGGTAAAACCTGGCAATCGAAAAGAGGCGAAAACGTTCATTTGAGCGTGGTACTAAATCCTGGAAAAATTGGGCTACATCAGCAATTTCTACTAATATCTGTAGTAGCATTAGCCGTAAAAACTGTTTTCGAACACTATGCAAGAAGTGATATCCGCATCAAATGGCCGAACGACATTTATTTTGGCAACCGCAAAGCTTGCGGCATCTTAATTGAAAACATCATCAGCGGGAGGGAATGGAAATGGGCTGTGGCAGGTATCGGAATGAATATCAACCAGGTACATTTTCCGGAGGTGACAGATCGGCAACCCGTTTCGTTAAGACAGATCACCGGGAAAAGTTTTGACTGCCTTGAAATAGCCTGTAAAGTAAGAGATGAAGTATTGCAGGTATATAACCATACAGATCCCGACCAACTGGTGACTGAGTACAACCGCTTTTTATATAAAAAAGATGAATCAGTAGTTTTTGAAAGGGATGGCGCAACCTTCGAAGGAGTCGTTAAAGAAGTGTCTTACGATGGAAAACTTCATGTTTATACTGAGACAATGCCTTTATCTTTTGATTTTGGGGAATTACAGTGGCTGCGCTGA
- a CDS encoding DUF2461 domain-containing protein: MLQPSTIQFLKDLKLNNNKPWFDDNRKNYDNARQDFAAFIDTVIRKFSKTDPSISHLSAKDCMFRINRDIRFSKDKTPYKTNFGAFINSEGKKSMTPGYYFHLEPGASFTGGGMWQPPADMLAKVRQEIDYNLADFEKIILSKKFKTTYGSLSVEEGQVLSRVPKGYETDNPAAEYLKHKSFVALTNIADTDLTSKALLTKVTGAFETLLPLNNYLHNALG; this comes from the coding sequence ATGCTACAACCATCTACGATACAATTTTTAAAAGACTTAAAGCTTAATAATAATAAACCCTGGTTTGATGACAACCGTAAAAATTATGATAACGCTCGGCAGGACTTTGCTGCGTTTATTGATACGGTGATCCGGAAATTTTCAAAAACAGATCCGTCCATTTCCCATCTTTCAGCAAAAGATTGTATGTTCCGTATTAACAGGGATATACGGTTCTCTAAAGATAAAACTCCTTATAAAACCAATTTTGGCGCTTTTATAAACAGCGAAGGAAAAAAGTCGATGACGCCCGGATATTATTTTCATCTGGAACCCGGGGCCAGTTTTACAGGCGGGGGCATGTGGCAGCCGCCGGCCGACATGCTGGCTAAAGTAAGGCAGGAAATTGACTATAATCTTGCCGATTTCGAAAAGATCATTCTTTCCAAAAAATTTAAAACCACCTATGGCAGCTTATCGGTGGAAGAGGGCCAGGTATTATCCCGTGTGCCCAAAGGATACGAGACCGATAATCCGGCGGCCGAATATCTAAAGCATAAGAGCTTTGTAGCGCTTACCAATATTGCTGATACCGATTTAACCAGTAAAGCGCTTCTTACGAAAGTGACTGGAGCTTTTGAAACCCTGTTGCCACTCAATAATTACCTGCATAACGCATTGGGATAG
- a CDS encoding YceI family protein, translated as MATWTIDAMHSEVGFKVKHLVISTVSGKFKSFEGTVVAEKDDFSDAKITFSADVDSIDTGVEQRDAHLKGADFFEAETYPKLTFVSTSIEKDGDDYKLTGDLTLKGVTKPVTFNVEHGGVGLSMYGQTVGGFEVTGKINRKDFGLTWNAVTEAGGIAVSEDVKLIANIEIVKEA; from the coding sequence ATGGCAACTTGGACAATAGATGCAATGCACTCTGAAGTAGGTTTTAAAGTAAAACACCTGGTAATATCAACCGTATCAGGAAAATTCAAAAGTTTTGAAGGAACAGTGGTAGCGGAGAAAGATGATTTTTCTGATGCTAAAATTACATTTAGCGCAGATGTAGATAGCATCGATACCGGTGTTGAGCAAAGAGATGCACACTTAAAAGGCGCTGACTTTTTTGAAGCAGAAACCTACCCTAAACTGACATTCGTTTCTACTTCAATCGAAAAAGATGGCGATGATTATAAGCTTACCGGTGATCTGACTTTGAAAGGTGTAACCAAGCCGGTTACCTTTAATGTAGAGCATGGTGGTGTAGGTTTAAGCATGTACGGACAAACAGTTGGTGGTTTTGAGGTTACCGGTAAAATCAACCGTAAAGATTTTGGTCTTACCTGGAACGCTGTTACAGAAGCAGGTGGTATTGCAGTAAGTGAAGATGTTAAACTGATCGCCAATATTGAAATAGTAAAAGAAGCTTAA
- a CDS encoding LutC/YkgG family protein has translation MQSARGNILKKIREALAQPTPIPFPKSEGQSSVFTPLVQDIEVEFAERFTALQGKFAFCFDQKELVQQFNQLVTEKGWKAIYCIDHNITDILRGSLNFLNDFSNLAGCDVAVTGCEYLVARTGSIVMSAAEQSGRNTSVYAPVHVCIAYTSQLVYDIKEALEGVKEKYGTSLPSLITFATGPSRTADIEKTLVVGVHGPKEVYVFLIDDKS, from the coding sequence GTGCAATCTGCCAGGGGAAATATTTTAAAAAAAATAAGAGAGGCGTTGGCGCAACCAACGCCTATCCCATTTCCAAAAAGCGAGGGACAATCGTCTGTATTCACACCACTCGTACAGGATATTGAGGTAGAGTTCGCGGAAAGATTCACTGCTTTGCAAGGAAAGTTTGCTTTTTGTTTCGACCAGAAAGAGTTGGTACAGCAATTTAACCAGCTGGTTACAGAAAAAGGATGGAAAGCTATTTATTGTATCGATCACAATATCACTGATATTTTAAGAGGCAGCCTCAATTTTTTGAACGACTTTAGTAATCTCGCGGGTTGCGATGTAGCCGTTACCGGTTGCGAATACCTGGTGGCGAGAACCGGGAGCATTGTAATGAGCGCTGCCGAACAAAGCGGCCGCAATACCAGTGTGTATGCACCGGTACATGTTTGTATTGCCTATACCAGCCAATTGGTATATGATATAAAAGAAGCCCTGGAAGGGGTTAAGGAGAAATACGGTACATCGCTGCCATCGCTGATTACTTTTGCAACAGGGCCAAGCCGAACTGCCGATATTGAGAAAACCCTGGTGGTAGGCGTGCATGGGCCAAAAGAAGTATATGTTTTCCTGATAGACGATAAAAGCTGA
- the ftsH gene encoding ATP-dependent zinc metalloprotease FtsH, with translation MAKQEKRNPFSNNNNNNTPGEPKKGPKFGSYWAFIIILAIMLAFQFLNPLGSSRQEINISQFQNMFVKGHVSKYTIVSNKDLVRVWIKPDSLAGYPNADKNVVKGAEETPQFYFEISSPEVFNDQMEKFYERHPGIARMEPEVKSDNDFLGKAIGYLLPFVLLLGVWILLMRKMSGGAGGAGGPGGIFSIGKSKATLFDKGTKVNITFADVAGLDEAKVEVMEIVDFLRNPKKYTSLGGKIPKGALLVGPPGTGKTLLAKAMAGEAQVPFFSLSGSDFVEMFVGVGASRVRDLFKQAREKAPCVIFIDEIDAIGRARGKNAMMSNDERESTLNQMLVEMDGFGTDSGIIVLAATNRPDVLDSALLRPGRFDRQISIDKPDLAGREAIFKVHLKEIKTSQNLDIHKLAAQTPGFAGADIANVCNEAALIAARNGKTEVEMQDFNDAIDRIIGGLEKKNKIILPDEKRVIAYHEAGHAVTGWFLEHAHPLLKVTIVPRGTAALGFAQYLPKEKYLTLTEELEDDMCMTLGGRAAEQVFFGKISTGALSDLQQVTRTAYAMVSIYGMNEQIGNISFYDPQSEGSFQKPYSEETGKLIDQEVKKLSDNAYARSKALIEEKKEEVRIIAEALLEKEVLFKDDLERLIGKRPFEEKKALAEVVLPTTSGDADVSALPPYNSTTNTASTNEE, from the coding sequence ATGGCGAAGCAGGAAAAGAGAAACCCGTTTTCAAATAATAACAACAATAATACACCGGGAGAGCCGAAAAAAGGACCGAAATTCGGTAGTTATTGGGCTTTCATCATCATATTGGCAATTATGCTGGCCTTCCAGTTCCTGAATCCCTTGGGATCATCCAGGCAGGAGATCAATATATCCCAGTTTCAAAACATGTTTGTTAAAGGGCATGTTTCGAAATATACCATTGTTAGTAATAAAGACCTGGTGCGTGTATGGATAAAGCCCGATTCACTTGCGGGATACCCGAATGCAGATAAGAACGTGGTTAAAGGTGCAGAAGAAACCCCACAGTTTTATTTTGAGATCTCAAGTCCGGAAGTGTTTAATGATCAGATGGAGAAATTCTATGAGCGTCACCCAGGAATAGCCAGAATGGAGCCGGAAGTAAAATCAGACAATGATTTTTTAGGCAAAGCTATTGGATACCTTTTACCATTTGTATTATTACTAGGAGTTTGGATATTGCTGATGCGTAAAATGAGTGGAGGCGCCGGCGGCGCCGGTGGTCCGGGTGGTATATTCAGCATTGGGAAATCAAAAGCAACTTTATTTGACAAAGGCACTAAGGTAAATATAACCTTTGCCGATGTTGCTGGCCTTGACGAGGCGAAAGTGGAAGTAATGGAGATTGTGGATTTCCTTCGTAATCCTAAAAAATATACCAGCCTGGGTGGTAAAATTCCTAAAGGAGCTTTATTGGTGGGCCCTCCGGGTACAGGTAAAACGTTGTTGGCCAAGGCTATGGCGGGTGAAGCGCAGGTGCCGTTCTTTAGCTTAAGCGGTTCTGATTTTGTGGAAATGTTTGTGGGCGTGGGTGCCAGCCGTGTACGTGACCTGTTTAAGCAGGCCCGGGAGAAAGCTCCTTGTGTGATTTTTATTGATGAGATTGATGCAATTGGTCGCGCCCGTGGTAAAAATGCCATGATGAGCAATGATGAGCGCGAAAGCACATTGAACCAGATGCTGGTGGAAATGGATGGCTTTGGTACCGATTCGGGCATCATTGTATTAGCTGCTACCAACAGGCCGGATGTATTGGATTCGGCATTACTGAGGCCGGGCCGGTTCGACAGGCAGATATCGATTGATAAGCCAGACCTGGCAGGTCGCGAAGCGATCTTCAAAGTGCACCTGAAAGAGATTAAAACTTCACAGAACCTTGATATCCATAAATTAGCGGCTCAAACACCTGGTTTTGCAGGTGCAGATATTGCTAATGTTTGTAACGAAGCCGCATTAATAGCTGCAAGAAACGGGAAGACTGAAGTAGAAATGCAGGACTTTAACGATGCCATCGATCGTATTATCGGCGGTCTCGAAAAGAAAAATAAGATCATATTACCCGATGAAAAGCGTGTAATTGCCTATCACGAAGCAGGCCATGCGGTAACCGGTTGGTTCCTCGAACATGCACACCCGCTTTTGAAAGTAACGATCGTACCCCGTGGTACTGCTGCTTTAGGATTTGCACAATACCTGCCTAAAGAAAAGTATTTAACGCTTACTGAAGAGCTGGAAGACGATATGTGCATGACTTTAGGAGGCCGTGCCGCCGAGCAGGTTTTCTTTGGTAAAATTTCAACAGGAGCGCTGAGCGATTTGCAACAGGTAACCCGTACAGCTTATGCTATGGTAAGTATTTATGGTATGAATGAGCAAATCGGTAATATCTCGTTCTACGATCCTCAAAGCGAAGGCAGTTTTCAAAAGCCATATAGCGAGGAAACGGGTAAGCTGATCGACCAGGAAGTGAAAAAGTTATCTGACAATGCTTATGCAAGGTCTAAAGCCCTGATAGAAGAAAAAAAAGAAGAAGTACGCATCATTGCAGAAGCATTGCTCGAAAAAGAAGTATTGTTTAAAGATGACCTCGAGCGGTTGATAGGAAAGCGTCCTTTCGAAGAGAAAAAAGCACTGGCAGAGGTGGTATTGCCTACTACGAGTGGCGATGCCGACGTAAGCGCATTACCTCCTTACAATAGTACTACGAACACGGCTTCAACCAACGAAGAATAA
- a CDS encoding gamma-glutamylcyclotransferase family protein: MQTHSHFLFVYGSLLSGFKSPAYEYISKYFKLRGNASVKGTIYDMGTFPVGTSHNTGRMIRGELYEIRNPKELSFILAQLDDYEGLYPDDGEDIYYKRELVTTTNEAGDEVVAWIYWYNKDVEGKPIIESENMMDYLERKQP, encoded by the coding sequence ATGCAAACACACAGTCATTTTCTTTTTGTTTACGGCTCGCTCCTTAGCGGATTTAAAAGCCCGGCCTATGAGTATATCTCTAAATACTTTAAGTTAAGAGGAAATGCTTCAGTAAAGGGAACGATCTATGATATGGGAACTTTCCCGGTAGGTACTTCTCACAATACGGGACGTATGATCAGAGGGGAATTATATGAAATCCGAAATCCTAAGGAATTATCTTTTATACTGGCACAACTGGATGATTATGAGGGCCTCTACCCGGACGATGGTGAAGATATCTACTATAAAAGAGAACTGGTAACTACTACCAATGAAGCCGGAGATGAAGTGGTCGCCTGGATTTACTGGTACAATAAAGATGTAGAGGGAAAACCAATCATAGAGTCAGAAAACATGATGGACTACCTGGAGCGTAAACAGCCTTAA
- a CDS encoding outer membrane protein assembly factor BamB family protein, with product MRTDNKLFILSNGRVAAIDKKTGEISWEVKLKEYIKTSLSYAVGQIFLEDDKLYIGVSGILLCLSAKDGSFRWKNELKGWGYSFISIANANTGAAAQDQINAAATSAAAAAVAVAATTAATTASS from the coding sequence ATGAGAACAGACAATAAGTTGTTTATTTTGAGCAATGGCAGGGTAGCTGCGATTGATAAGAAAACGGGTGAAATTTCATGGGAAGTAAAATTGAAAGAATACATTAAGACCTCATTGAGCTATGCAGTGGGACAAATCTTCCTGGAAGATGACAAACTTTATATAGGTGTATCAGGTATCTTACTTTGTCTGAGCGCAAAGGATGGCTCTTTTCGCTGGAAGAATGAACTGAAGGGCTGGGGGTATAGCTTTATTAGTATTGCGAATGCCAACACAGGCGCGGCTGCCCAGGACCAGATCAATGCCGCTGCTACTTCGGCCGCCGCTGCCGCTGTAGCAGTAGCTGCAACAACAGCTGCTACCACAGCATCTTCCTAA